The following coding sequences lie in one Bacteroidota bacterium genomic window:
- a CDS encoding type II secretion system F family protein, with the protein MPEFRFTGVAPTGQLVQGVLFAPNRRAARQKARELARQHRFSLRSLEPRQVFLYKARHPSGRLVKGEQRAYSKAELVRALENLGLQVIRVERKLLELQLKPSSAEVILFVRLAANLLQEKLPFDEVLSLLVHDVQSPVLKQTIRDIQGDLKRGVDARTAFMKHQHVLGRFTAYMLGMGTQSGNMAEIFEATARFLERREDFRKSLRSALITPAITLLVLIGAFVYYIWHIFPETARLFQKFGMALPPLTAATLRLADWLDRYGLGLAAAFGLLLAGFWAWSRTPQGRLFVHRQLIRIPVIGPLLHKIHIEIFCRVFGVLYSGAGENIEVMRLAAEACGNAHMERQIKTRTIPLLLGQGLDLVRAMEASGVFTPMALARFRAGAETGTVRKSAQQMADYYERETGLRLKVAVEAIQVAIAFLLTIAILILTLISSEIALVSPNSGSYLR; encoded by the coding sequence ATGCCAGAGTTCAGATTCACAGGGGTCGCCCCGACGGGGCAGCTGGTGCAGGGGGTACTGTTTGCCCCCAATCGGCGCGCGGCGCGCCAGAAGGCGCGCGAGCTGGCCCGACAGCACCGGTTTAGCCTTCGCTCCTTGGAGCCGCGTCAGGTCTTCCTATATAAGGCTCGCCACCCGTCGGGGCGCCTCGTAAAGGGGGAACAGCGCGCCTACAGCAAAGCGGAGCTGGTTCGGGCTCTTGAGAACCTGGGCCTGCAGGTTATCCGGGTAGAGCGAAAGCTCCTGGAGCTGCAGCTCAAGCCCTCCTCGGCCGAGGTGATCTTGTTTGTGCGCCTGGCGGCCAATCTGCTGCAGGAGAAGCTGCCTTTTGATGAGGTCTTGAGCCTGCTCGTACACGATGTCCAAAGTCCCGTGCTGAAGCAGACGATCCGCGACATCCAGGGGGATCTGAAGCGCGGCGTGGATGCGCGCACGGCCTTCATGAAGCATCAGCACGTTCTGGGTCGGTTTACGGCCTACATGCTGGGCATGGGCACCCAATCGGGCAACATGGCCGAGATCTTCGAGGCCACGGCCCGTTTTCTGGAACGACGTGAGGACTTTCGCAAAAGCCTGCGCAGCGCGCTCATCACGCCGGCCATTACGCTTTTGGTCTTGATAGGGGCTTTCGTCTACTACATTTGGCATATTTTCCCGGAAACAGCCCGCCTGTTTCAGAAATTCGGCATGGCCCTTCCCCCCCTTACGGCCGCCACCCTGCGCCTAGCCGATTGGCTCGATCGGTACGGACTGGGGCTGGCCGCGGCTTTCGGGCTGCTGCTAGCCGGCTTTTGGGCCTGGTCGCGCACTCCGCAGGGGCGCCTGTTCGTGCACCGGCAGCTGATACGCATCCCCGTCATCGGGCCTCTGCTGCACAAGATCCATATCGAAATCTTCTGTCGGGTCTTTGGCGTGCTCTACTCCGGGGCGGGAGAGAACATCGAGGTCATGCGGCTTGCCGCAGAAGCCTGCGGAAACGCCCATATGGAGCGGCAGATTAAGACGCGCACCATCCCGCTGCTACTCGGCCAGGGCCTGGACCTGGTGCGCGCCATGGAGGCCTCGGGGGTCTTTACCCCCATGGCGTTGGCGCGTTTCCGGGCTGGAGCGGAAACGGGCACGGTGCGCAAGTCTGCTCAGCAAATGGCCGATTACTATGAGCGGGAGACGGGGCTGCGGCTTAAGGTTGCGGTGGAGGCGATCCAGGTTGCGATCGCGTTTTTGCTCACCATCGCGATCCTGATCCTTACGCTCATCTCCTCCGAGATAGCCTTGGTTTCGCCGAATTCCGGCTCGTACCTGCGCTAG
- a CDS encoding heme-copper oxidase subunit III family protein, with protein sequence MAHPSSMPLATAERTPWGDWSGGRSPFGVSWQKLMMWIFVVSDAFIFGSFLVSYGTTRTTLTNWPNAAEIFALHVGGQEIPLLLIAIMTFILVSSSGTMALAVHAAYERNRRRAALFLVLTMLLGLTFVGCQAYEWTHLIKDLGVRPWQNPFGAPQFGAYFFTLTGFHGLHVLSGVILLGFVARRVLQGAYERAGSYEMVEIAGLYWHFVDLVWVFIFTFFYLF encoded by the coding sequence ATGGCGCATCCCTCTAGCATGCCCCTCGCCACCGCCGAGCGGACCCCATGGGGCGACTGGAGCGGCGGCAGGTCCCCGTTCGGCGTGAGCTGGCAGAAACTCATGATGTGGATCTTCGTGGTCTCGGACGCCTTCATCTTTGGCAGCTTTCTCGTTAGCTACGGCACCACACGGACTACCCTAACGAATTGGCCCAACGCAGCCGAGATCTTCGCGCTACATGTCGGAGGCCAGGAGATCCCCCTACTGCTTATCGCGATCATGACCTTTATCCTGGTCTCCTCCAGCGGCACCATGGCCCTGGCCGTGCACGCGGCCTACGAGCGCAACCGCAGGCGAGCCGCTTTGTTTCTGGTCCTGACCATGCTCCTAGGCCTAACCTTTGTGGGCTGTCAGGCTTACGAGTGGACGCACTTGATCAAGGATCTGGGCGTTAGGCCCTGGCAGAACCCCTTCGGCGCTCCCCAGTTCGGGGCCTACTTCTTTACCCTGACAGGCTTTCACGGCTTGCACGTCCTAAGCGGGGTGATCCTGCTGGGCTTTGTGGCGCGCCGCGTGCTGCAGGGCGCCTACGAACGGGCGGGCTCCTATGAGATGGTGGAGATAGCCGGCCTCTACTGGCATTTTGTAGATCTGGTATGGGTGTTCATCTTCACCTTCTTTTACCTGTTCTAA
- a CDS encoding cbb3-type cytochrome c oxidase subunit I: MAHEASAHVHEPKSFWTRYIFSQDHKVIAAQYILTSLLMGFLALVLSWLMRLQLGWPEEPIPILSKLFPGLYQDGILKPEAYLALITMHGTLMVFFFITAILLGGFGNLLIPLQVGARDMAFPFVNMLSYWVFLLSCVVILASFFVTGGAAAAGWTAYPPLSGVQKAVPGSGLGQDLWLVAMAIFIVSSVMGGLNYVTTALNMRTRGMSMGRLPLTVWALLITAILGLLAFPALFAGAVLLLLDRHLGTSFFVPYVVVGGQHIPHEGGNPLLWQHLFWFLGHPEVYIAILPAMGIVSEVISTNARKPIFGYRVMVLSICAIAFLSFIVWGHHMFISGMNPYLGTAFMVTTLLIAVPSAIKTFNWIATLWRGNLRFTPAMLFAIGFVSVFVTGGLTGIFLGNPPVDIQLTDTYFVVAHFHIVMGMGSVFGIFAGLYHWFPKLFGRMMNERLGRWHFWLTFVGVYGIFFPMHYLGFLNVPRRYYGFSGYEFIPPDAQTIQAIISVAALLVGAAQLIFLYNFLHSWIRGPKAPANPWQATTLEWQAPSPPPHGNWGPELPVVHRWAYDYAVPGAAEDYVPQTTPVEPAQIPQENGAGKPASEQNGV; the protein is encoded by the coding sequence ATGGCACATGAAGCATCCGCCCACGTGCATGAGCCCAAAAGCTTCTGGACCCGATACATCTTCAGCCAGGATCACAAGGTCATCGCCGCCCAGTACATCCTGACTTCGCTCTTGATGGGCTTCTTGGCCCTTGTGCTCTCTTGGCTTATGCGTCTGCAACTGGGCTGGCCCGAAGAGCCCATCCCGATCCTATCTAAGCTTTTCCCCGGCCTATACCAGGACGGTATCCTAAAGCCCGAGGCCTACCTGGCGCTCATCACCATGCACGGCACGCTCATGGTCTTCTTCTTCATTACGGCCATCCTGCTGGGGGGCTTCGGCAACCTGCTCATCCCCCTTCAGGTCGGGGCCCGCGACATGGCCTTCCCCTTCGTGAACATGCTCAGCTACTGGGTGTTTCTGCTCTCCTGCGTCGTGATCCTGGCCTCGTTTTTCGTCACCGGCGGAGCGGCCGCGGCGGGCTGGACGGCCTATCCGCCCCTGAGTGGCGTGCAGAAGGCCGTTCCGGGCTCCGGACTGGGGCAGGACCTTTGGCTTGTGGCCATGGCCATTTTCATCGTCTCCTCCGTCATGGGGGGGCTTAACTACGTGACCACGGCGCTGAACATGCGCACCCGGGGCATGTCCATGGGCCGGCTGCCCCTTACGGTCTGGGCCCTGCTCATTACGGCCATCTTGGGTCTGCTCGCCTTCCCGGCTCTGTTTGCGGGAGCGGTGCTGTTGCTGCTGGACCGGCATCTGGGCACGAGCTTCTTTGTGCCCTACGTTGTCGTGGGCGGCCAACACATCCCCCATGAGGGCGGCAACCCTTTGCTGTGGCAGCACCTGTTCTGGTTTTTGGGCCATCCGGAGGTCTACATCGCCATCTTGCCTGCGATGGGGATCGTATCGGAGGTGATCTCCACCAACGCGCGCAAGCCCATCTTCGGCTACCGGGTGATGGTGCTCTCCATATGCGCGATCGCGTTCTTGAGCTTCATCGTCTGGGGGCATCACATGTTCATTAGCGGCATGAACCCTTATCTGGGGACCGCCTTCATGGTGACCACGCTGCTTATCGCGGTGCCCTCGGCGATCAAGACCTTCAACTGGATCGCTACGCTCTGGCGCGGCAACCTGCGCTTTACGCCCGCCATGCTCTTCGCCATAGGCTTCGTATCCGTCTTCGTCACCGGCGGGCTTACCGGAATCTTCCTTGGCAACCCCCCTGTGGACATCCAACTTACGGATACGTATTTCGTGGTGGCCCACTTTCACATCGTCATGGGCATGGGGTCCGTGTTCGGCATCTTCGCCGGTCTGTACCACTGGTTTCCCAAGCTATTTGGCCGCATGATGAACGAACGGCTGGGCCGGTGGCACTTCTGGCTCACCTTCGTGGGCGTCTACGGGATCTTCTTCCCCATGCACTACCTGGGCTTTCTGAACGTACCGCGCCGCTATTACGGCTTCTCGGGTTATGAGTTTATCCCGCCCGATGCGCAGACCATTCAGGCGATTATCTCCGTTGCCGCGCTCCTTGTGGGGGCAGCCCAGCTGATCTTCTTATACAACTTCCTGCATAGCTGGATACGAGGCCCCAAGGCGCCGGCCAACCCCTGGCAGGCGACCACCCTGGAGTGGCAGGCTCCCTCGCCACCGCCACACGGGAACTGGGGTCCGGAGCTTCCCGTTGTGCACCGGTGGGCCTACGATTACGCTGTACCCGGAGCGGCCGAGGACTACGTCCCCCAGACGACCCCCGTAGAGCCTGCACAGATTCCTCAAGAAAACGGGGCCGGGAAACCGGCTTCAGAACAAAACGGAGTCTAG
- a CDS encoding type II and III secretion system protein — translation MMRAVRLQALLLGLLLGPLGCAWAQVRPPERLLRSYIPPEELVSFAPTTPFDQFLGLINELARRAGQKPILDPEERTTPIGVAISGQPWRDALELVLRQNRLALLERPSFWLLASAQELPSEAPSAAGPRAQEGVTLRTREVEISAVFFEVNTEVARELGINVVGLLSRMLRSTTAGLGVGLPNADRVQAGAPELSADLRRLLGRSGRSTGELSTEFVLRTLEELALGRVVANPQVTVQSGQKGEIQVGSDVPIFARDFAGNTITQFVRTGTIVSVEPVVVEDSIPFIHLAIEVERSSPRVVGAGVAVDKSRAATRALLLDGEETVIGGLFSTEQSVSRVGVPLLKDLPPWFFGLRYLFGYEKKSLVRKELVIVLRAQLLSPLTERRPAGSTLDRIRERQQGFRRLLEERR, via the coding sequence ATGATGCGCGCCGTTCGTCTCCAGGCTCTTTTGCTCGGGCTGCTTCTTGGGCCGCTTGGATGCGCATGGGCGCAGGTGCGCCCTCCAGAGCGGCTGCTCCGCTCCTATATTCCGCCGGAGGAGTTGGTTTCGTTTGCCCCCACTACGCCCTTCGACCAATTTTTGGGCCTCATCAACGAGTTAGCACGCCGAGCCGGGCAAAAACCCATCCTGGATCCCGAGGAGCGCACCACGCCCATCGGCGTGGCCATTAGCGGCCAGCCCTGGCGCGACGCCTTGGAGCTCGTGTTGCGGCAAAACCGGCTTGCCCTCCTCGAGCGCCCCAGTTTTTGGCTGCTTGCTTCGGCTCAAGAACTCCCCTCCGAGGCTCCCTCCGCAGCCGGACCGCGGGCACAGGAGGGCGTGACCCTGCGTACGCGCGAGGTCGAGATATCGGCCGTCTTTTTCGAAGTCAACACCGAGGTGGCCCGGGAGCTGGGCATCAACGTGGTGGGTCTGCTTTCACGCATGCTGCGTTCGACCACAGCGGGTCTGGGCGTGGGCCTACCGAACGCCGATCGGGTTCAAGCTGGTGCTCCTGAATTGAGCGCGGACCTAAGACGGCTCTTGGGACGCAGCGGCCGCAGCACGGGGGAGCTATCCACGGAGTTTGTGTTGCGGACCTTAGAGGAGCTCGCCCTGGGTAGGGTTGTGGCCAATCCACAAGTGACCGTTCAATCCGGTCAAAAGGGGGAGATCCAGGTGGGCTCCGATGTGCCTATCTTCGCCCGCGATTTCGCCGGCAATACGATCACCCAGTTCGTGCGCACGGGCACGATCGTGAGCGTGGAGCCCGTGGTGGTTGAGGATTCGATCCCCTTCATCCACCTTGCCATCGAGGTTGAGCGCAGCTCCCCCCGCGTGGTGGGCGCCGGCGTGGCCGTCGACAAAAGCCGAGCCGCCACCCGAGCGCTCCTGCTCGACGGCGAGGAGACGGTCATCGGCGGCTTGTTCAGCACCGAGCAGAGCGTCTCGCGCGTCGGGGTGCCCCTGCTAAAGGACCTGCCGCCCTGGTTTTTCGGCCTGCGCTATCTCTTCGGATATGAGAAGAAAAGTTTGGTGCGCAAAGAGCTCGTTATCGTCCTGCGCGCCCAGCTCCTGTCCCCCCTGACGGAGCGGCGGCCCGCGGGATCGACCCTGGATCGGATACGAGAGCGTCAACAGGGCTTTCGACGCCTGCTAGAGGAACGCCGCTAG
- a CDS encoding cytochrome c oxidase subunit 3, whose translation MWLLLGSLTILFAAFSSAYIVRVGPLSERLTLPAILWWNTALLVAGSGLLVGAVRAVRRSAWSKGRRLLGMALLCGALFLVGQLEAWRSLAAQGVFLQTHPASSFFYVLTAVHGLHLLGGLIALGWALGQSARPQAPVSSRLRRVVENAALYWHFLGLIWLWVFALLGLL comes from the coding sequence ATGTGGCTTCTGTTGGGTAGCCTAACGATCCTATTTGCCGCCTTTTCAAGCGCCTACATAGTGCGCGTCGGGCCTTTGAGCGAGCGCCTGACGCTTCCGGCCATTTTATGGTGGAATACAGCCTTGCTTGTAGCCGGAAGCGGGCTTCTAGTGGGGGCTGTGCGGGCGGTACGGCGATCCGCCTGGTCCAAGGGGCGCCGGCTCTTGGGCATGGCTCTGCTTTGCGGGGCTCTTTTCCTGGTGGGCCAGTTGGAGGCTTGGCGTTCCCTGGCCGCGCAAGGGGTGTTTCTGCAGACCCACCCGGCCAGCAGCTTCTTTTATGTGCTCACCGCCGTACACGGGCTCCACCTGCTGGGCGGGCTCATAGCCCTAGGATGGGCCTTGGGGCAGAGCGCGCGGCCGCAAGCCCCGGTGAGTTCCCGACTACGCCGCGTTGTGGAAAATGCGGCCCTTTATTGGCACTTTTTGGGACTGATTTGGCTCTGGGTCTTCGCCTTGCTTGGGCTTCTTTAG
- a CDS encoding ATP-binding protein: MDPLSPSPHRLWYLELPSSYEALGRVEGLLEEIRRVVALSDSRYFDLVVAVTEAVTNAIEHAHAGQRALPIYLEARWGEGQLVVSVQDQGPGFDVEALPDPTDPENLMRPGGRGVFLMRALMDEVRFLDRGRRVELVLRTG; this comes from the coding sequence GTGGACCCTCTGAGCCCTTCGCCCCATCGCCTCTGGTATCTAGAGCTGCCCAGCTCTTACGAAGCTCTGGGGCGCGTGGAGGGGCTTCTAGAGGAGATCCGCCGCGTTGTGGCCTTAAGCGACTCCCGTTATTTTGATCTCGTGGTGGCCGTCACGGAGGCCGTCACGAACGCGATCGAGCACGCTCACGCCGGCCAACGGGCTCTGCCCATTTACCTGGAGGCCCGCTGGGGCGAGGGGCAGCTCGTGGTGAGCGTGCAAGATCAAGGCCCGGGATTCGATGTCGAGGCCCTGCCCGATCCCACGGATCCTGAGAACCTTATGCGCCCCGGTGGACGGGGCGTCTTCCTCATGCGCGCGCTCATGGACGAGGTGCGCTTTCTGGATCGCGGACGCCGCGTTGAGCTTGTGTTGCGCACCGGCTAA
- a CDS encoding GspE/PulE family protein, with protein MEARTRQHHTIGGNGEAESARLPIQDRVVASLLAQGYISVEHIRKALEIQRRERGERRALWRILMEDLNADPDLVLDEAARIYAFRQAHVEESRVDPTFIRQVLDSFPKPLREELLALKVLPLAYEVEQQGYLRLIFVTPDPAHPRLMRLLRELSLERYEVRYAPRKVVSDLLALVSPSKNEYLERIREQGIPYDLGATYAEGGSVVDEERIEAEINRSAIINLLEGALVEAVRLGASDIHIFPTESRRTEFHFRLDGRLELWHAEENLHPEAILAVAKDLAGNVDRFERDRAQDGFIQRWVDGALIRYRVSVLPIASAHQEMRAESIVIRVLDDRKVITDLTQLGLLPSALERFQRAISQPYGMVVVTGPTGSGKSTTLVAALHHVIRPELNVLTVEDPVEYIIKGARQIRLSHKLGFEDALRAILRHDPDVVMVGEMRDRQTAELAIKLANTGHLTFATLHTNDAPSAVARLYKMGIEPFLIAYAINLVMAQRLVRVLCPQCKVEDRESPPELLEALGFTEEELRGAVLYKPSSKSSCKRCGGKGYKGRRAIAEALYFSRAIRSLIVQSGGDIDEDAIRRQAISEGMLTLRASARALALQGETSVEEVLRVTADEG; from the coding sequence ATGGAGGCTCGGACGCGCCAGCATCATACGATTGGGGGAAACGGCGAGGCGGAGAGCGCACGCCTTCCCATTCAGGATCGCGTCGTGGCCTCCCTACTGGCGCAAGGCTACATCTCTGTCGAGCACATACGCAAAGCCCTCGAGATCCAACGCCGGGAACGTGGGGAGCGTCGCGCTTTGTGGCGCATTCTCATGGAGGACCTGAACGCCGATCCGGATCTGGTATTGGACGAGGCGGCGCGCATCTATGCGTTTCGGCAGGCGCATGTGGAGGAATCCCGCGTTGACCCAACCTTTATTCGGCAGGTGCTGGATTCCTTCCCCAAGCCGCTTCGCGAGGAGCTGCTTGCGCTCAAGGTCTTGCCCCTGGCCTATGAGGTCGAGCAGCAGGGCTACTTGCGGCTCATTTTCGTCACCCCCGATCCCGCCCATCCCCGGCTAATGCGCCTGCTGCGGGAGTTGAGCCTGGAGCGCTATGAAGTGCGGTACGCGCCTCGAAAGGTCGTCTCGGACCTGCTGGCGCTCGTCTCCCCGAGCAAAAACGAGTACCTAGAGCGCATCCGCGAGCAGGGCATCCCGTACGACTTGGGGGCCACCTACGCTGAGGGAGGTTCGGTCGTCGACGAGGAGCGTATCGAGGCCGAGATCAACCGGAGCGCCATCATCAATTTGCTGGAAGGTGCGCTTGTGGAGGCGGTTCGGCTCGGAGCCAGCGACATTCACATCTTCCCCACCGAATCGCGCCGCACGGAGTTTCACTTTCGTCTCGATGGACGGCTTGAGCTTTGGCATGCTGAGGAGAACCTGCACCCGGAGGCCATCCTGGCCGTGGCCAAGGACCTGGCCGGTAACGTGGACCGTTTCGAACGCGACCGCGCCCAAGATGGCTTCATCCAACGCTGGGTTGATGGAGCCCTGATTCGGTATCGGGTGTCCGTGCTGCCGATCGCCAGCGCCCATCAGGAGATGCGCGCGGAGTCGATCGTCATCCGGGTCCTGGACGATCGCAAAGTGATCACGGACCTCACGCAACTGGGGCTACTGCCCTCGGCCCTGGAGCGTTTTCAGCGGGCCATTAGCCAACCTTATGGGATGGTGGTCGTCACGGGCCCTACGGGATCGGGCAAATCGACCACTCTGGTCGCCGCGCTGCACCACGTCATTCGGCCTGAACTAAACGTGCTCACCGTCGAGGATCCCGTGGAGTACATTATCAAAGGGGCGCGCCAGATCCGGCTTAGCCACAAGCTCGGCTTCGAAGACGCCCTCCGAGCTATTCTGCGGCACGACCCCGATGTCGTAATGGTAGGGGAGATGCGCGATCGCCAGACAGCCGAGCTGGCGATCAAGCTGGCCAACACGGGACACCTCACGTTCGCCACGCTGCATACGAACGACGCCCCAAGCGCCGTCGCGCGTCTGTACAAGATGGGCATCGAGCCGTTTTTGATCGCCTACGCCATCAATCTCGTCATGGCGCAGCGTCTGGTGCGCGTGCTCTGTCCGCAGTGTAAGGTGGAGGACCGCGAAAGTCCCCCTGAACTGCTCGAGGCGTTGGGTTTCACCGAAGAGGAGCTGCGGGGGGCCGTCCTGTATAAGCCCAGCTCTAAGTCCTCCTGCAAGCGCTGCGGCGGCAAGGGATACAAAGGTCGGCGCGCCATCGCCGAGGCCCTCTACTTTAGCCGCGCGATCCGAAGCTTGATCGTACAATCCGGCGGCGATATCGACGAAGACGCCATCCGGCGGCAGGCCATCAGCGAAGGTATGCTCACGCTTCGGGCCTCGGCTCGGGCACTGGCTTTGCAGGGGGAGACGTCTGTCGAGGAGGTCCTGCGCGTAACGGCTGATGAGGGCTGA
- a CDS encoding carboxypeptidase regulatory-like domain-containing protein has translation MGVRAISVGLSCLFLLGSASVLWAQGGTIRGKVYFEGNPIRTRPISMKQDKACDALHGGKTIDSEEFVLNSDNTLQNVIVYAKTGTQGKVFRPVRTVAVLDQVMCMYTPRVLAVMTGQPVEIRNSDPLLHNVHFTSRANGEFNIGQPTKGVKMTRQFDRAEGPGSATFKCDVHPWMRAYLAVFDHPVFAVTGKDGSFTIRNVPAGTYVLEAWHERLGAISQNVTVRAGQTVEVDFKFVRR, from the coding sequence ATGGGCGTACGCGCTATATCGGTCGGTCTGAGTTGCCTTTTCTTGCTGGGAAGCGCCTCCGTCCTATGGGCTCAGGGAGGCACGATCCGGGGCAAGGTTTACTTTGAGGGCAACCCCATTCGCACCCGCCCCATCAGCATGAAACAAGACAAAGCCTGTGACGCCCTGCATGGGGGCAAGACGATCGATTCCGAAGAGTTTGTGCTCAACTCTGACAACACCCTGCAGAATGTGATCGTGTACGCCAAGACGGGCACGCAAGGTAAGGTCTTCCGACCCGTGCGCACAGTGGCCGTGCTGGATCAGGTCATGTGCATGTACACGCCCCGGGTGCTGGCCGTGATGACGGGGCAGCCAGTAGAGATCCGCAACTCCGATCCCCTGCTACACAATGTGCATTTTACAAGCCGCGCCAACGGCGAATTCAACATCGGCCAGCCCACCAAAGGGGTCAAGATGACCCGGCAGTTCGACCGAGCAGAGGGTCCGGGCTCGGCCACGTTCAAGTGCGATGTGCATCCCTGGATGCGAGCCTACCTGGCCGTCTTCGATCACCCTGTCTTCGCCGTAACTGGAAAAGATGGATCCTTCACCATTCGGAATGTGCCCGCGGGCACCTACGTGCTGGAAGCCTGGCATGAGCGGCTGGGTGCGATCAGCCAGAACGTTACGGTGCGAGCCGGGCAGACCGTGGAGGTCGACTTCAAATTCGTGCGCCGCTAG
- the coxB gene encoding cytochrome c oxidase subunit II produces the protein MFHPKQGQALALFIGLFVLVAVITIAGGFWWLPPLASEHGAAMDRLFTVTLIVTGVVFVLVHTLLAYFVWRFRGSPERRAEHIREHRGLEIAWTVIPAVILTALIVSGGRLWLQIHRTPPPEAFQVEVWGEQFKWGFRYPGADGRFGRTDPRLISDDNPFGIDLEDPASRDDIFFPAGQGELYLPVGRPVVVYLRAKDVLHSFFVPHLRVKQDAVPGMTTRFLFTATRTGDFEIACAELCGLGHYTMRGLLTIASEEELTRWLAEQPTVADLFF, from the coding sequence ATGTTCCACCCCAAGCAAGGGCAGGCGCTAGCCCTTTTCATAGGGCTCTTTGTGCTCGTGGCCGTCATCACCATAGCCGGAGGGTTTTGGTGGCTGCCGCCTCTGGCCTCCGAGCACGGAGCGGCCATGGACCGGCTCTTCACGGTCACGCTCATCGTTACGGGGGTCGTCTTCGTGCTCGTACACACCCTGCTCGCTTACTTCGTCTGGCGCTTTCGGGGTAGCCCCGAGCGGCGCGCTGAGCACATCCGCGAGCATCGGGGCCTGGAGATCGCCTGGACCGTCATTCCCGCCGTGATCCTGACAGCGCTCATCGTAAGCGGGGGCCGACTGTGGCTTCAGATCCACCGCACCCCGCCTCCGGAGGCGTTTCAGGTCGAGGTCTGGGGAGAGCAGTTCAAGTGGGGCTTTCGCTATCCGGGCGCGGACGGCCGCTTCGGCCGCACCGACCCGCGGCTCATCTCAGATGACAACCCTTTCGGTATCGATTTAGAGGACCCCGCTTCGCGGGACGACATCTTCTTCCCGGCCGGACAGGGAGAACTCTACTTGCCTGTGGGCCGACCCGTAGTGGTCTATCTGCGCGCCAAGGATGTGCTGCATAGCTTTTTTGTCCCCCATCTGCGCGTCAAACAAGACGCCGTGCCGGGCATGACTACGCGCTTTCTGTTCACCGCCACCCGGACGGGAGACTTTGAGATCGCCTGCGCTGAGCTCTGCGGGCTGGGCCACTACACCATGCGTGGACTGCTCACAATCGCCTCCGAGGAGGAGCTCACACGATGGCTGGCCGAACAGCCCACGGTGGCGGATTTGTTCTTCTGA
- a CDS encoding PilT/PilU family type 4a pilus ATPase: protein MPPTVQAGRVLPGNAELPDWLRQRITKLPPHVTDLERIRRQADELEELPESARADLRTIVHALMRDMLERQASDIDLGGRSSNGYIWYRIDGAKRPRPEMGRYSPDEANWLILSITTQRIRERLYEKLSADFSLEIEHQGRLRRFRAAVYVEDGYLALNIRALPEQVRPLESLGFHPNIIKHLLFEYVRDGLTLVTGVTGSGKSTTLDAIIEAHNQTSDAHIVILGEPIEYVHTSKRCLIRHREVGRDVRSFKEGTIQALRQDPDIIVIGEMRDPDTIMAALEVTDSGHKVFSTLHTCSAVESIDRIIAECPPEEQDRVRNRLADVLRVIISQKLCPKIGGGRVLAKEVLLVTPAVKAAIKNNNTAEIYQMIWEGGAVGMITMEQDLFRLYRQRQIAWETAMNFANHKRRLQQLLQQAEG from the coding sequence ATGCCCCCCACGGTTCAGGCCGGCAGGGTTCTGCCCGGTAACGCGGAGTTACCGGATTGGCTGCGGCAGCGTATTACAAAACTTCCCCCCCATGTTACGGACCTAGAGCGCATCCGACGTCAAGCTGATGAACTAGAGGAGCTACCGGAATCCGCGCGCGCGGACCTGCGCACGATTGTGCACGCTCTGATGCGGGATATGCTGGAGCGGCAAGCGTCCGATATCGACTTGGGAGGGCGCTCTTCGAACGGCTACATATGGTATCGCATCGACGGAGCCAAGCGTCCGCGTCCAGAGATGGGCCGCTACAGCCCCGATGAGGCCAACTGGCTTATCCTCTCGATCACCACGCAGCGCATCCGCGAACGCCTTTACGAAAAGCTCAGCGCGGACTTTTCCCTAGAGATCGAACATCAGGGGCGTCTGCGCCGGTTTCGGGCCGCCGTCTACGTGGAAGATGGGTACCTGGCGTTGAATATACGCGCCCTCCCGGAGCAGGTGCGGCCTTTGGAGTCGCTGGGCTTTCATCCGAACATCATCAAGCACCTCCTGTTCGAGTACGTGCGCGACGGACTTACCTTGGTCACGGGCGTTACGGGCTCGGGCAAATCCACGACCCTGGATGCGATCATAGAGGCCCATAACCAGACCTCGGACGCGCATATCGTCATCCTGGGGGAGCCGATCGAATATGTGCACACCTCCAAGCGCTGTCTGATCCGACACCGTGAGGTGGGCCGAGATGTGCGCTCCTTCAAGGAGGGCACCATACAAGCCCTGCGTCAGGATCCGGACATCATCGTAATCGGCGAGATGCGCGATCCCGATACCATCATGGCCGCCCTAGAGGTGACGGACTCCGGTCACAAGGTCTTCTCCACCCTACACACTTGTTCGGCCGTGGAGTCCATCGATCGCATCATCGCGGAATGTCCCCCGGAGGAGCAGGACCGGGTTCGCAATCGGCTGGCCGACGTTCTGCGCGTGATCATATCGCAGAAGCTCTGCCCGAAGATCGGCGGCGGACGGGTGCTGGCCAAGGAGGTGTTGCTCGTCACCCCGGCCGTTAAGGCGGCCATCAAGAACAACAACACGGCCGAGATCTACCAGATGATCTGGGAGGGCGGCGCCGTGGGCATGATCACCATGGAACAGGATTTGTTTCGCCTCTACCGGCAACGGCAGATCGCCTGGGAGACGGCGATGAACTTCGCCAACCATAAGCGACGGCTGCAGCAGCTCCTGCAGCAGGCGGAGGGCTAG